AGAATAACAAATGATTTTAAAATACCACATATATCAACAGGTGACATATTCAGGTACAATATAAAAAACAATACTGAACTTGGCAAGCTTGCGAAACAGTATATCGATAAAGGATTACTAGTACCTGATGCTGTTACAAACAAAATAGTAGAAGATAGGCTGTCAAAGGATGACTGTAAAAATGGTTTTCTTCTTGATGGATATCCAAGAAATGTTTCACAGGCTGAATCCCTCGAGAAATTTTTGGCCAATGAAAATTTAAAGATTGATCACGTTCTGAATATAATAGTAGATAGAGATTCCTTAGTTGAGAGATTGAGCGGAAGAAGAGTATGTCCATCTTGCGGTGCAACATATCATGTTGTTACAAAGCCACCAAAAATTGAAGGCATTTGTGATAAATGCGGAGAAAAATTAATTCAAAGAACTGACGATAACATCGAATCTGTTTTAAAGCGATTAGAAGTTTATGAAGATGAAACAAAACCTTTGATAGAGTATTACAGTAAAACAAATTTAATACGAAACATCGATGGAAATAAACCTGTTAATGAAGTTTATAATGATATACAGGCATTAATAGGAGACGACAAGTAATGATATATATTAAATCAAAAAGTGAAATAGAATTGATGCGCTTTGCTGGAAAGGTCACAGCAGAAGTACTAAATATACTTGAAAAATCAATTAAGCCAGGAATTACTACAAAAGAACTTGATACAATTGCTGAAGATTATATAAGAAGTAAAGGATGTGTTCCTGCATTTAAGGGATTATATGGATTTCCAGCAACTATATGTGCATCGATAAATAATGAAGTAGTCCATGGCATACCAGGTTTAAGAAAGCTCAATGAAGGCGATATTATAAGTATAGATACTGGCGCAATTTACCATGGGTTTAATAGCGATGCGGCAAGGACATTTGCTGTAGGCGAGGTCAGTGATAATCTAAAAAAGTTGATTGAAGTAACAAAGCAAAGTTTTTTTGAAGGAATTAAAAAAGCAACCGAACAATATAGGCTCTCAGATATATCGAATACTATTCAGACATATGTAGAAAAATACGGTTTTTCAGTTGTAAGAGAATATGTAGGCCATGGAATAGGTAGAAGAATGCATGAAGATCCGCAGATACCTAATTATGGTCCTCCGGGAAGGGGGCCAAGATTAAGAAGAGGGATGACCCTTGCTATAGAACCTATGGTCAATGAGGGAAGATATGATGTCAAGGTGATTAACAATAATTGGACGGTTGTAACTGTTGATGGCAGTCCATCGGCACATTACGAAAACACAATTATAATTACGGATGGTGAGCCGGAAATTTTGACAATAATTTAAGAGGTGAATTTAATGGAGGATACTCCAATTGGCCGTATAGTTCGGTCAAAGGCCGGAAGAGATAAAGAAAGAGTTTTTATAATTGTCGGGATTGCTAATGAAAAACATGTATTTATAGCTGACGGCGATTTGAGAAAAATTGAAAAACCAAAAAAGAAAAAATTGATTCATCTTCAAATGTATAATGAAGTCGACGAAAATATTAAACAAAAGTTATTAAAGAGAGAAACTGTTACAAATGCAGAATTAATAAAAGCTTTAAAACAGTATAAGTGTATTTAATAAGGAGGGTTTGATATCCTTGGCTAAGGATGATGTTATCGAAGTTGAAGGTAAAGTTTTAGAAGCTTTGCCTAATGCAATGTTTCAGGTAGAACTTGATAATGGGCACAAAGTTTTGGCACATATATCAGGAAAGCTAAGGATGAATTTTATCAGGATTCTACCGGGTGACAGAGTGACGTTGGAATTATCCCCATATGATCTTACAAGGGGAAGAATCGTATGGCGAGGTAAGTGATAAGGAGGTATTATAATGAAAGTAAGACCGTCGGTTAAACCGATTTGTGAAAAATGTAAAGTTATAAAGAGAAAAGGCAGAGTTATGGTAATCTGCGAAAATCCTAAGCACAAGCAAAAACAGGGTTAGGAGGTGGAAAAATGGCAAGAATCGCTGGTATTGACCTGCCAAGAGAAAAACGTGTTGAGATAGGATTGACTTATATATATGGCATTGGGCGTTCTCGCTCAAATGAGATACTATCAAAAGCGGGAGTAAATCCTGATACAAGAGTAAAAGATTTAACAGAAGATGAAATATCAAGACTTAGAGATATTATTGATAAAGAATATAAAGTTGAAGGCGATTTGAGAAGGGAAGTTTCTCTTAACGTAAAAAGACTTATAGATATAGGATGTTATAGAGGAATAAGACATAGGAAAGGCCTCCCTGTACGTGGCCAGAGGACAAGAACAAATGCGCGTACAAGAAAAGGCCCAAAGAAAACTGTTGCTAAGAAGAAGAAATAATAAGGAGGGAAATTATGGCAAAAAAAGTTAAAAAGACGGCAAAACGTCGTGAACGTAAAAATGTTGAACGTGGTGCTGCACATATACATTCAACATTTAATAATACAATTGTTACATTGACAGACATGGCAGGTAATGCATTATCATGGTCAAGTGCTGGTACATTAGGATTTAAAGGTTCAAGAAAATCTACACCATTTGCGGCACAGATGGCTGCTGAAACAGCTGCTAAAGCAGCAATGGATCATGGCTTAAAAACTGTAGATGTTTATGTTAAAGGACCCGGTGCTGGAAGAGAAGCTGCAATAAGAGCATTACAAGCTGCAGGATTAGAAGTAAGTCTTATAAAAGATGTTACACCTATTCCACATAACGGGTGCAGACCACCTAAAAGAAGAAGAGTATAAGGAGGTGCAGGAATGGCTAGATACACTGAATCCGTTTGCAAATTATGTCGTAGAGAAGGTATGAAATTATTTTTAAAAGGTGACAAATGCTACAGTGAGAAATGCCCAGTTGCAAAAAGACCATATGCACCTGGACAGCATGGACAAAATAGAAAAAAGCTTACAAACTATGCTACACAGCTTAGAGAAAAGCAAAAGCTCAGGAGATATTATGGAGTATTAGAAAGACAATTTGAGAGATACTTTGAGGAAGCTGAAAGAATGAAGGGCATAACAGGTGACAACCTACTACAGCTTCTTGAAAGAAGACTTGATAATGTTGTATATAGACTTTCAATAGCGTCTTCAAGGGCACAAGCAAGACAGCTTGTGAGACATGGCCATATTCTTGTAAATGGCAAAAAAGTTGACATTCCTTCATATTTAGTTAAAGCCGGTGACGTTATTTCTGTAAAAGATAGCAGCAAGTCACTTGAAGTAATTAAAAACAATGTTGAGGCATCTACAAATATACCTGATTGGTTAGATTTTAACAGAGATTCTATAGAGGGTAAAATTTTATCTCTGCCAACAAGAGAACACATAGACTTACCAGTTGAAGAGCACTTGATTGTTGAGTTGTATTCAAGATAATAATCGGTTACCCTCATAAACATAATAAAGGAGGGTTTAAATGATGATTGAAATTGAAAAGCCAAAAATAGAAATTGTGGAGCAATCTGATGATGAAACATATGCGAAATTTGTTGTTGAGCCACTTGAACGTGGTTACGGAATAACACTTGGTAACTCTCTAAGGCGTATTCTCTTATCATCATTGCCTGGTGCGGCGGCAAAAACGATAAAAATTGATGGTGTGTTACATGAATTTTCAACAGTCCCTGGAGTAAAGGAAGATGTAACAGAGATTATATTAAACTTAAAAGATTTAGCTGTTAGACTTTACACTGATGAACCTAAGATTGTAAGAATAGAGGCTGAAGGCAAGGGAGAAGTTACTGCTGGTGATATTATAGCGGATGGAGATGTAGAAATCATGAATCCATATCTCCATATTGCTACATTAAGTGATAATGCTAAACTCAATATGGAAATTGAATTAGTACGTGGTAAAGGATATGTTCCATCAGATAAAAATAAAGAGCCAAATCAACCGATAGGTATAATACCGGTTGATTCAATATTCACTCCTGTGAAAAAGGTAAGCTATAATGTAGAGAATACTCGTGTTGGTCAGGTGACAGACTATGACAAGCTTACTATGGAAATATGGACAAATGGGACAATAAGCCCAAAAGAAGCAATTAGCTTAGCTTCCAAAATACTTATAGACCATTTTAATTTATTTACATCTTTTGCAGACAACTATAATGATATGGAAGTATTGGTTGAAAAACCCGAAAAGAAAGCTGATAAGCCTCTTGATATGACAATAGAGGAATTGGATCTGTCTGTAAGGTCTTATAATTGTCTAAAAAGGGCCGGCATTAATACTGTACAAGACCTTGTACAAAAAACAGAAGAAGAAATGATGAAGGTAAGAAATCTTGGGAAGAAATCCTTAGTAGAAGTAGAACAAAAATTAAAAGCTTTAGGACTATCATTGCAAAAGAGTGAAGAGTAAGGAGGGCAGATAATGGGATACAGAAAACTCGGTCGACCACATGACCAAAGAAGAGCAATGCTTAGAAATCTTACAACGAGCTTTTTAAATTACGGCAGAATGGAAACTACAGAAACAAGAGCAAAAGAAGTAAAAAGTATTGCAGAAAAAATGATTACTCTTGCAAAAAAGGGAGATTTGCATTCAAGGAGACAAGCTTTAGCATATCTTACAGATGAAACAGTAGTTAAAAAATTATTTGATGAAATCGCTCCTAAATATTCTGAAAGAAATGGCGGTTATACAAGGATATTAAAACTTGGTCCTCGTAGAGGCGATGCAGCACCGCTTGCTATTATAGAACTTGTATAGACTCAAAGGGGTTAAGTTATCATTTAGACTTAACTCCTATTTTATATAAATACGTTTATTAAACCTTATACATTGAGGTTTAAATAAAGAAGGTGTCCAGATGGAAAATATAATAAAGACAGAAGACCTTACTTTTAGCTATGATGTAGATAATGGAAATGATAAGAAGATTGTATTGAATTCCTTAAATATAGAGCTCAAAGCTGGGCAGTTTATAGCAATTATAGGCCATAATGGTTCAGGAAAATCTACTCTTGCAAAACATTTTAATGCATTGCTGATACCAAATGAAGGAAATGTATTTGTTAAGGGAATGAATACAAAGGATTCTTCACATCTATGGGATATACGTCAAACGGCTGGCATGGTTTTTCAAAATCCTGATAACCAGTTGGTTGCAACTATTGTTGAAGAAGATGTGGCATTTGGACCTGAAAATTTAGGCATTGAGCCAAAAGAAATCAGAAAAAGGGTAGATCATGCTTTAGAAGCTGTTGATATGGCTAAATTCAAAGATTATGCACCACATATGTTATCAGGCGGACAAAAGCAAAGGATAGCTATAGCAGGTATTATTGCCATGAGACCTGAATGTATAGTATTAGACGAGCCAACAGCAATGCTCGATCCTATGGGGAGAAAAGAAGTTATCAATACCATTTTGAAATTGAACAAAGATGATGGTATTACAATTATTCTAATAACACATTTTATGGAAGAGGCCGTTCTTGCTGATAGAGTAATTGTTATGGATGAAGGAAATATAGCGCTCGATGGTACGCCTAAAGAAGTCTTTAGGGAGGTAACAAAGCTAAAGAGATTAGGACTTGATGTACCACAAGTTACTGAATTGGCATTTAAATTAAGGCAAGATGGAATAGATATACCCACTGAAATTTTAACGGTCGATGAGATGGTGAGGTTTATATGTCAATACAAGTAGAAAATATTTCATTTGTATATAATGAGGGAACTCCATTTGAATCAGAAGCATTAAAGGATGTTAGTTTTACAATAGAGGATAATGAATTTGTTGGCATCATAGGTCATACGGGGTCAGGCAAATCAACGCTTATACAACATTTAAATGGACTATTAAAACCGTCTTCAGGAAAGATTATTATAAATGGTATCGATATAACAAATGAAAAAAATTTAAAAGATGTAAGGAGAGAAGTCGGACTCGTATTTCAATACCCTGAACACCAACTTTTTGAAGAAACTATATACAGAGATATTGCATTCGGACCATCAAATTTAGGTCTAAGCGAAGAAGAAATAAAAGATAGGGTATTTGAGGCGATGAAGATTGTTGGGCTCGACATTAAAATAAAAGATATGTCTCCATTTGAGTTGTCTGGTGGTCAGAGAAGGCGTGTAGCTATAGCCGGAGTATTATCAATGATGCCAAAAGTTCTAATACTTGATGAACCAACGGCAGGACTTGATCCTCGCGGAAGAGATGAAATACTTGGAAATATAAAAGAGATTCACGAAAAATACAAAATGACCACTATACTTGTTTCACACAGCATGGAAGATATAGCAAAGCTTGTAGATAAAATAATTGTTATGCATGAAGGAAAAGTCGAGTTAATAGGAACGCCAAGAGAGGTATTTAAAAACGTCGAGAGATTAGAAGAAATTGGTTTAGGTATACCCCAGATAACTTATTTAATGAGAAGTCTTAAAAGACATGGCATTGATTTGCCAGATGACTTATTGACAGTAGATGAGGCAAAAAAATACATTTTGGAGTATCTTAGGGGGAAGAGAGATGTTTAAGAATATAACAATTGGTCAATATATACCTGGCAATACTTTTATACATCGATTAGACCCTAGAGTAAAAATTATTCTTTCAATAATATTTATTGTCTCATTATTTATAATAACAAATTTTTCAGGCTATATATTTATTGTATTATTTATCCTTGCAAGTGTCTATGTATCGAAAATACCGTTAAGTTATATTTTTAAAGGATTAAAACCAATTTTAATAATACTTATTTTGACTGTGGGCTTAAATATGTTTTTTACGCCTGGTGGGACATTACTTGCATCAATAGGTCCGCTAAAGATAACTTCAAATGGAGTTAGATTAGCTTTATTTATGGGTCTTAGACTTATATTCTTAATAATAGGTACATCACTCCTTACGCTTACAACATCACCAATATCATTAACAGATGGCATTGAAAGTCTTTTAAACCCTTTTAAGCGTATTGGAATGCCATCACATGAGTTGGCGATGATGATGACAATAGCACTACGGTTTATACCTACACTGCTTGAAGAAACTGATAAGATAATGAAGGCTCAAATTGCAAGAGGTGCAGATTTTGAAAGTGGGAATATTATAAAAAGAGCTAAAAATTTAGTTCCCTTATTAGTGCCATTATTTATAAGCGCTTTTAGAAGAGCAGATGAACTTGCAATTGCTATGGAAGCAAGGTGCTATAGAGGCGGCATCAATAGGACGAAATTGAAGCAGCTTAAAGTAGGGAACATAGATTATACTGCTATTACAATAACAGTTTTGCTAGTAGCGGTGCTTATATGGAATAGGTTTTGGTTATGGTGAATTTAAGAATGGTTATTGAAAAAATGCGCAATATTATGTTAGTTATTGAATATGATGGTACGAATTATCATGGATGGCAGTACCAAAAAAATGCTTTAACAGTACAGGAGATAATTACAAAGGCGATAAATAAAATAACAAGTGAAAATGTAAATTTAATTGGTTCTAGTAGAACCGATTCAGGCGTACATGCTCTATATCAGGTTGCTAATTTTAAAACAAAAACAAAAATTCCTGTAGAAAAGCTACCATATGCGATAAATAGTGTTCTTCCAGATGATATAGTAGTTAAAAGTGCTAAAGATGTTGAAGATAATTTTCATTCTAGATATTCGGCAAAAGGCAAAAGATATAGATATATAATATTTAATCGTAAATTTGAGTCGCCCATTTTAAGAAACTATAGTTGGCATGTAAGCTATAAATTAAGCTTGGAAAAAATGAAAAATTCTTTATGCTATTTTAAAGGGACACATGATTTTTCAGCTTTTAAAGCCAGTGGAAGCCCTGTGAAGGATTCAATACGGACTGTTACTGAAATAAGTTTAGAAAAAGATGAGGATATTATAAAATTTGAAATAGAAGCTGATGGTTTTTTGTACAACATGGTAAGGATAATAGTAGGAACATTAGTTGATGTTGGAATAGGTAAGATAGAGCCAATTGAAATTAAAAATATTATTGAATCAAAAAATAGAAATATGGCGGGGAAAACTGCACCACCACAAGGGCTGTATTTATTAAAAATATACTATTGACATGCAAGGTGACGTGGATTAAAATAATATTATGTAAAGTTATGCCCCGTTTATTGTAGTTTATGTGATTTAAGGAGGTAAATTAAGTGAAATCATTCATGCCAAAAAAGAATGAAATAGAAAGAAAATGGTATGTAATAGATGCCGAAGGCAAAGTCCTTGGTAGACTTGCAAGTCAAATTGCAAAGATATTATCAGGAAAAAACAAGCCAATTTATTCACCAAGTGTAGATACAGGTGATAATGTAATAGTGATAAATGCTGACAAAGTTGTCTTAACCGGTAAAAAATTAGAACAAAAGCAATACAAATACTATACAGGACATCCGGGTGGTTTGAAGTTAATACAATATAAGACACTTATGAAGACAAAACCTGAAAAAGCAATAATTAGAGCAGTAAGTGGAATGCTTCCAAAGAATAAGCTTGGTAGGAAAATGATTAAGAAACTTAGAGTTTATGCTGGTCCAGAACATAATCATGAGGCACAAAAGCCAGAAAAACTTGATATATAAGGAGGGAAAATAAAGGATGGCTTCAATTCAATTTTTTGGTACAGGTAGAAGAAAGACATCTGTTGCACGTGTAAGGTTGATACCTGGTAAAGGAAATATTATAATAAATGGCAGAACTATTGACGAATATTTTGGTATGGACACATTGAAATACACAGTTAAACAGCCTTTGATATTAACAGAAAACATAGATAAATTTGATGTATATGTAAAAGTTCAAGGTGGCGGACTGACAGGCCAAGCAGGTGCAATAAGACTTGGTATAACAAGAGCACTGATGAGAGCAGACAATGAATTAAGGCCGGTATTAAAGAAAGCTGGTTTTGTGACAAGGGACCCGAGAATGAAGGAAAGAAAAAAATACGGTCTCAAGAAAGCGAGAAAGGCACCACAATTCTCAAAAAGATAAAAGGAGCGTTATATACGCTCTTTTTTATTAACTTTTTAATTTTTTACATCAGAATTAAATGCAATTAATCATATAAATGAGTAAAAAGTAGTAAACTTGTGTATAATGAATATATCTTAGTATTAATCGCCGATAAATAGCTTTAATAAGACATAATATTGCTTGATATGACAGAAAAATCGTGGTATATTAATACCTGTCGTTGCGAGAGTGACACATAAATTAGACAGTGCTTTTTAAATACTAAATAATTACCAAAAAGTTAGTAATAAAAAATACTTGACATAATGAATAAAATTTGATATTATATAAAAGTCGCTAATAGATGCGACAGGTTGAACCTTGAAAACCGAACAGTGAGAGAAAAAGCCAGAGAATAAAAAAGAGGTAAGGATTTAAACATGAGAGTTTGATCCTGGCTCAGGACGAACGCTGGCGGCGTGCCTAACACATGCAAGTCGAGCGGAGTAAATACTACGGTATTTACTTAGCGGCGGACGGGTGAGTAACACGTGGACAATCTACCCTATAGACCGGGATAACACACCGAAAGGGGTGCTAATACCGGATAATGTCACGAGGTGGCATCATCTTGTGAAGAAAGGAGAAATCCGCTAAAGGAAGAGTCCGCGGCCCATTAGCTAGTTGGTGAGGTAAAGGCCCACCAAGGCAACGATGGGTAGCCGGCCTGAGAGGGTGAACGGCCACACTGGAACTGAGAGACGGTCCAGACTCCTACGGGAGGCAGCAGTGGGGAATATTGCGCAATGGGGGGAACCCTGACGCAGCAACGCCGCGTGAGCGAAGAAGGCCTTCGGGTCGTAAAGCTCAATAGTATGGGAAGAAAGAAATGACGGTACCATACGAAAGCCCCGGCTAACTACGTGCCAGCAGCCGCGGTAATACGTAGGGGGCGAGCGTTGTCCGGAATTACTGGGCGTAAAGAGCACGTAGGCGGCTATATAAGTCAGATGTAAAAAACCTGGGCTTAACCGAGGGGATGCAACTGAAACTATATAGCTTGAGTCAAGGAGAGGAGAGCGGAATTCCTGGTGTAGCGGTGAAATGCGTAGAGATCAGGAAGAATACCAGTGGCGAAAGCGGCTCTCTGGACTTGAACTGACGCTGAGGTGCGAAAGCGTGGGGAGCAAACAGGATTAGATACCCTGGTAGTCCACGCCGTAAACGATGGATACTAGGTGTGGGTGAGGAATCATCCGTGCCGGAGTTAACGCAATAAGTATCCCGCCTGGGGAGTACGGCCGCAAGGCTGAAACTCAAAGGAATTGACGGGGGCCCGCACAAGCAGCGGAGCATGTGGTTTAATTCGAAGCAACGCGAAGAACCTTACCAGGGCTTGACATCCACAGAATCGAGTAGAAATACTCGAGTGCCTCGTAAGAGGAGCTGTGAGACAGGTGGTGCATGGTTGTCGTCAGCTCGTGTCGTGAGATGTTGGGTTAAGTCCCGCAACGAGCGCAACCCCTGTTGGTAGTTGCCAGCGTAAAGACGGG
This portion of the Thermoanaerobacterium sp. RBIITD genome encodes:
- a CDS encoding adenylate kinase, with the translated sequence MRIILLGPPGAGKGTQAERITNDFKIPHISTGDIFRYNIKNNTELGKLAKQYIDKGLLVPDAVTNKIVEDRLSKDDCKNGFLLDGYPRNVSQAESLEKFLANENLKIDHVLNIIVDRDSLVERLSGRRVCPSCGATYHVVTKPPKIEGICDKCGEKLIQRTDDNIESVLKRLEVYEDETKPLIEYYSKTNLIRNIDGNKPVNEVYNDIQALIGDDK
- the map gene encoding type I methionyl aminopeptidase translates to MIYIKSKSEIELMRFAGKVTAEVLNILEKSIKPGITTKELDTIAEDYIRSKGCVPAFKGLYGFPATICASINNEVVHGIPGLRKLNEGDIISIDTGAIYHGFNSDAARTFAVGEVSDNLKKLIEVTKQSFFEGIKKATEQYRLSDISNTIQTYVEKYGFSVVREYVGHGIGRRMHEDPQIPNYGPPGRGPRLRRGMTLAIEPMVNEGRYDVKVINNNWTVVTVDGSPSAHYENTIIITDGEPEILTII
- a CDS encoding KOW domain-containing RNA-binding protein — encoded protein: MEDTPIGRIVRSKAGRDKERVFIIVGIANEKHVFIADGDLRKIEKPKKKKLIHLQMYNEVDENIKQKLLKRETVTNAELIKALKQYKCI
- the infA gene encoding translation initiation factor IF-1 — encoded protein: MAKDDVIEVEGKVLEALPNAMFQVELDNGHKVLAHISGKLRMNFIRILPGDRVTLELSPYDLTRGRIVWRGK
- the rpmJ gene encoding 50S ribosomal protein L36, with translation MKVRPSVKPICEKCKVIKRKGRVMVICENPKHKQKQG
- the rpsM gene encoding 30S ribosomal protein S13; this encodes MARIAGIDLPREKRVEIGLTYIYGIGRSRSNEILSKAGVNPDTRVKDLTEDEISRLRDIIDKEYKVEGDLRREVSLNVKRLIDIGCYRGIRHRKGLPVRGQRTRTNARTRKGPKKTVAKKKK
- the rpsK gene encoding 30S ribosomal protein S11; its protein translation is MMAKKVKKTAKRRERKNVERGAAHIHSTFNNTIVTLTDMAGNALSWSSAGTLGFKGSRKSTPFAAQMAAETAAKAAMDHGLKTVDVYVKGPGAGREAAIRALQAAGLEVSLIKDVTPIPHNGCRPPKRRRV
- the rpsD gene encoding 30S ribosomal protein S4, whose amino-acid sequence is MARYTESVCKLCRREGMKLFLKGDKCYSEKCPVAKRPYAPGQHGQNRKKLTNYATQLREKQKLRRYYGVLERQFERYFEEAERMKGITGDNLLQLLERRLDNVVYRLSIASSRAQARQLVRHGHILVNGKKVDIPSYLVKAGDVISVKDSSKSLEVIKNNVEASTNIPDWLDFNRDSIEGKILSLPTREHIDLPVEEHLIVELYSR
- a CDS encoding DNA-directed RNA polymerase subunit alpha, with protein sequence MIEIEKPKIEIVEQSDDETYAKFVVEPLERGYGITLGNSLRRILLSSLPGAAAKTIKIDGVLHEFSTVPGVKEDVTEIILNLKDLAVRLYTDEPKIVRIEAEGKGEVTAGDIIADGDVEIMNPYLHIATLSDNAKLNMEIELVRGKGYVPSDKNKEPNQPIGIIPVDSIFTPVKKVSYNVENTRVGQVTDYDKLTMEIWTNGTISPKEAISLASKILIDHFNLFTSFADNYNDMEVLVEKPEKKADKPLDMTIEELDLSVRSYNCLKRAGINTVQDLVQKTEEEMMKVRNLGKKSLVEVEQKLKALGLSLQKSEE
- the rplQ gene encoding 50S ribosomal protein L17; the protein is MMGYRKLGRPHDQRRAMLRNLTTSFLNYGRMETTETRAKEVKSIAEKMITLAKKGDLHSRRQALAYLTDETVVKKLFDEIAPKYSERNGGYTRILKLGPRRGDAAPLAIIELV
- a CDS encoding energy-coupling factor transporter ATPase yields the protein MENIIKTEDLTFSYDVDNGNDKKIVLNSLNIELKAGQFIAIIGHNGSGKSTLAKHFNALLIPNEGNVFVKGMNTKDSSHLWDIRQTAGMVFQNPDNQLVATIVEEDVAFGPENLGIEPKEIRKRVDHALEAVDMAKFKDYAPHMLSGGQKQRIAIAGIIAMRPECIVLDEPTAMLDPMGRKEVINTILKLNKDDGITIILITHFMEEAVLADRVIVMDEGNIALDGTPKEVFREVTKLKRLGLDVPQVTELAFKLRQDGIDIPTEILTVDEMVRFICQYK
- a CDS encoding energy-coupling factor transporter ATPase; amino-acid sequence: MSIQVENISFVYNEGTPFESEALKDVSFTIEDNEFVGIIGHTGSGKSTLIQHLNGLLKPSSGKIIINGIDITNEKNLKDVRREVGLVFQYPEHQLFEETIYRDIAFGPSNLGLSEEEIKDRVFEAMKIVGLDIKIKDMSPFELSGGQRRRVAIAGVLSMMPKVLILDEPTAGLDPRGRDEILGNIKEIHEKYKMTTILVSHSMEDIAKLVDKIIVMHEGKVELIGTPREVFKNVERLEEIGLGIPQITYLMRSLKRHGIDLPDDLLTVDEAKKYILEYLRGKRDV
- a CDS encoding energy-coupling factor transporter transmembrane component T — translated: MFKNITIGQYIPGNTFIHRLDPRVKIILSIIFIVSLFIITNFSGYIFIVLFILASVYVSKIPLSYIFKGLKPILIILILTVGLNMFFTPGGTLLASIGPLKITSNGVRLALFMGLRLIFLIIGTSLLTLTTSPISLTDGIESLLNPFKRIGMPSHELAMMMTIALRFIPTLLEETDKIMKAQIARGADFESGNIIKRAKNLVPLLVPLFISAFRRADELAIAMEARCYRGGINRTKLKQLKVGNIDYTAITITVLLVAVLIWNRFWLW
- the truA gene encoding tRNA pseudouridine(38-40) synthase TruA, which codes for MRNIMLVIEYDGTNYHGWQYQKNALTVQEIITKAINKITSENVNLIGSSRTDSGVHALYQVANFKTKTKIPVEKLPYAINSVLPDDIVVKSAKDVEDNFHSRYSAKGKRYRYIIFNRKFESPILRNYSWHVSYKLSLEKMKNSLCYFKGTHDFSAFKASGSPVKDSIRTVTEISLEKDEDIIKFEIEADGFLYNMVRIIVGTLVDVGIGKIEPIEIKNIIESKNRNMAGKTAPPQGLYLLKIYY
- the rplM gene encoding 50S ribosomal protein L13; amino-acid sequence: MKSFMPKKNEIERKWYVIDAEGKVLGRLASQIAKILSGKNKPIYSPSVDTGDNVIVINADKVVLTGKKLEQKQYKYYTGHPGGLKLIQYKTLMKTKPEKAIIRAVSGMLPKNKLGRKMIKKLRVYAGPEHNHEAQKPEKLDI
- the rpsI gene encoding 30S ribosomal protein S9 translates to MASIQFFGTGRRKTSVARVRLIPGKGNIIINGRTIDEYFGMDTLKYTVKQPLILTENIDKFDVYVKVQGGGLTGQAGAIRLGITRALMRADNELRPVLKKAGFVTRDPRMKERKKYGLKKARKAPQFSKR